The following are encoded together in the Deltaproteobacteria bacterium genome:
- a CDS encoding amino acid permease produces the protein MGATDGSRAGLKRELGAGSAMILVIANMIGTGIFTTSGFIMEALGDPVAMLLCWVAGGVLALSGALCYGELGAMFPSAGGEYVYLRESMGRLPGFLSGWISLIVGFSAPIAAAAMAFASYFFRVFPKTFAGAPHTPFLELAWIRISPLSLFAVGVIVLFSLIHCYSLHLGSRVQNWLTVFKIGVILAFVGGGIAFGHGSMDHFSSGMGKGALLSTGFASSLIFISFAYSGWNAAAYLGAEIRNPARSLPLSLFWGTLSVMVLYLLLNVVFIYALPPSEMSGVLEVGAASAFTLFGKGVESIFAGAITFCLLSVISAMIMAGPRVYYAMARDHLFFARFGRVTRRHGAPAQAVFLQAAIAILMVITSSFDKLLLYIGVTLSLFAMLTIIGMMVLRAKGCHLGSPYRTFGYPITPLFFILFNLWMIVFFIKANPMVSLYSGGTIACGLVVFLCFNRKAEQIT, from the coding sequence ATGGGAGCAACTGACGGGTCTCGGGCGGGGTTGAAGCGGGAACTCGGCGCGGGCTCTGCCATGATCCTGGTCATTGCCAATATGATAGGGACCGGAATATTTACCACCTCCGGCTTTATCATGGAGGCCCTTGGCGATCCTGTGGCCATGCTCCTCTGCTGGGTTGCCGGCGGGGTCCTGGCCCTTTCAGGGGCACTCTGCTATGGCGAACTGGGCGCAATGTTTCCCAGTGCCGGAGGGGAATATGTGTACCTGAGGGAAAGTATGGGGAGGTTGCCCGGATTTCTCTCCGGGTGGATCTCGTTGATCGTCGGGTTTTCAGCGCCCATTGCAGCCGCGGCCATGGCCTTTGCCTCCTATTTTTTCCGCGTGTTTCCAAAAACTTTTGCCGGGGCTCCCCATACCCCGTTCCTTGAACTCGCATGGATCCGTATCTCTCCGCTGTCCCTCTTTGCCGTGGGGGTGATCGTTCTTTTTTCGCTCATCCATTGTTACAGCCTCCATCTCGGAAGCCGCGTCCAGAACTGGCTGACAGTATTCAAGATCGGGGTCATCCTGGCCTTTGTGGGAGGTGGGATCGCCTTTGGTCACGGGTCGATGGACCATTTTTCTTCCGGGATGGGTAAGGGCGCCCTTCTCTCAACCGGGTTTGCCTCATCTCTGATCTTTATCTCCTTCGCCTACAGCGGGTGGAACGCGGCCGCCTATCTGGGCGCTGAGATCAGAAACCCGGCCAGGAGTCTGCCCCTCTCTCTGTTCTGGGGAACCCTTTCGGTCATGGTCCTGTACCTCCTTCTGAACGTCGTCTTTATCTATGCACTCCCTCCATCGGAGATGAGCGGGGTCCTGGAGGTGGGCGCCGCATCGGCCTTCACCCTGTTCGGGAAGGGGGTTGAAAGCATCTTTGCCGGGGCGATCACCTTTTGTCTCCTCTCTGTTATCAGCGCCATGATCATGGCCGGCCCCAGGGTATATTATGCCATGGCAAGGGATCATCTCTTTTTCGCGCGCTTCGGCCGGGTCACCCGGAGACACGGGGCGCCGGCCCAGGCCGTTTTTCTGCAGGCCGCCATCGCCATACTGATGGTCATCACCTCGTCTTTTGACAAACTCCTCTTATACATCGGCGTTACCCTTTCGCTCTTCGCCATGCTCACGATAATCGGCATGATGGTGCTGCGCGCAAAGGGATGTCATCTTGGAAGCCCCTACAGGACTTTCGGATATCCGATCACGCCTCTCTTTTTCATCCTGTTCAATCTGTGGATGATTGTCTTCTTCATAAAGGCCAATCCGATGGTTTCCCTGTACAGTGGAGGCACCATCGCCTGCGGGTTGGTGGTTTTTTTGTGCTTTAACAGAAAAGCAGAACAGATCACCTAA